From the Papaver somniferum cultivar HN1 chromosome 2, ASM357369v1, whole genome shotgun sequence genome, the window tttgattttgttttaatgAAGATACATCTCAAGAGAGTTCCAGTTAGAATGACTGGATGAGAAGCTCTATATGAAATATGAAGACCAGTTGGAATCCTCAAGGACTCAAAAATACCATATGGGAGAGATGACGATGAAAAGAATGTGGATGTGATAGTCATGATCAATCTGAAGGAGAAAATCCAAACAGGAATGTGGGCTAAAGTTGAAGGTAAGAAAACAAGAATTGAGTATTCTTATGCCATATCCCCAAAACTGTACCAAATATGCAGAATCCCAGGTCACAATTCAAAAATTTGTGTACTACTTGAGGATGAATCGATCCAACAAAAAGAGTTAACTGAGAAGAGAGCCATGGATTTAGGTGGTCCCTCAAACATCAAAGCGACAGATGCCCCTCAAAATGAAGATGTTGAATCTGACTCATCAGACTCACACAACGTCACAGTACGAGTGACTAAGAATGAAATCCCAAATGCCCTCCATACAGTGGGATTCACAGGCAAAGAGCAACAAAATCAgaaagaagtagaagaggaaaatgaaatcaacaacaataTGATGTCTGAGGAAGAATTTCTTCACAACTTACTGCCAGCTGATCTCTCCGACCCATTCATACCCACTAGTGGTAAAAAGTTGGTGGAATGGGGAAATGAAATAATATTCTCAACATGTGCAGGAGGAAACTCGGCTAGAAAAAAGGCGTTTCAAGCTAGAAGAAGTCCAAAATTGTCCTCCATCAAAAATGCTGCTAGAACCAAAATGAACAATGTAAAGATCTCTCCTTCATCCATTCCTCCTGGTTTCGAGAATGTCATCCCTTCTGGATTCGAAAATTTTAGTCCCCAAGCTACCAGTTTGGGCAATCCCACCAAGTCTTGGACTAGACAACATCGTCCAACAAACCTCATaaaaaaatttgaagaagaaggCCAAGAGGAACGTGCTCAGAATCCTggtctctcaaagaaaaagagagtATATGAAGAACCAAAACAAGctaccaacaacaacaactcaatgGAGGATCATGGTAAGGAAGCACTAAAGAAGAGGGAAACAATGCAAAAGGAGACTCCAGAAATCAAAGTTGAATGGAATCCAAATGCGCAGAAGGTAACCCTAAACTATTGTATCTACTATAACAGAACAGAAAACCATTTGCATATAACCATTACACTTAATTCCATCACACACCATATAACCCACTTCCTAGGAAAAAAGGGTAAGGAATACCCTATAATTTCCTACTTTTGGGAGTTTATTATTGTCATTACTTGGAACTGTCAGGGTCTTGGCCAACCAAATACCCAAAATTATCTTCTAGAGTTATTAAACAAGGAAAACCCAGACATTTTTATGCTTACTAGAAACTAAGCAACAAAATCATAATATGCATAAGATTCTAAAAGTTGTTAATGTACAACACTACTGGCTAGAACCACCTAGAGGCCAATATGGAGGTATGGCCTTTATTTGGAAACATCACTTGAAACTCACCATAGAAAACTCTACTCACAATCGAATAAATGCCCTCATAACTGATAATTGCACGGACAAGTTATACATGATTTCTGCTTTTTACGGCAGTCCTTATACTGTCGGGAAAATAGAGTCTTGGAACATGTTGCAAAGAATAGCTAACAATATTAATATACCTTGGATTGTAATGGGTGATTTAAATGTTGTTCTAACGCAAGAAGAGAAAAAAGGTTGCAGACATTTTGATAGAGGTGAAGCCGATGTGTTCAATGACCTTATAACTGATATGAACCTCCAGGACttgggtttcagtagatattcaTTCACATGGTGTaaccaaagaactgataactCAAGAGTGGAGGAAAGGCTCGACAAGGCCCTAAGCAATGAACTTTGGATGGAATTATTTCCAAAATCTTCCATCCAACATCTCATAGCTAGGGGTTCAGATCATGGCCCGATAATCCTAAAAACTAACCCTGATTGGAAAGATGGAGCATACCCTTTCAAGTATTTTGGCCCTTGGATGGAACATCCAGATTGTTTTAGAGTTATAAAAGAGGCTTGGAAAAACCACCAACATGGTTCTACCGGTTTCTCTTTTGcgaaaaacctaaaaaatgtgAAACATTCCCTGTATAGATGGAATAAAAACACTTTTGGGGTCATACAAAATAATATTGCTAATATAAAGAAAGAAATAGATCAAATGGCTGGTAACAACAACAGATGCAACACAAACATAAAGAGGCTTGAAATTTCTTTGAACAAATGGCAGAACATAGAGGAAAACTTTTGGAAAATAAAGAGCAGAAATAATGTGATAAATCTGGGTGATAGAAACACTACTTTTTTCCATAATGCTGCTAGAACCAGATATCGTAGAAACAGAATTGATTTTATGAAAGACACTCAGGGTAACTGGCTAAAGGATAGAAAATCCATTGCTAACTGTCTTACTTCCCACTTCCAGAGTATGGTTACAACCAGTAATCCAACTCTAAACAGAGACATGTTAGAACTGATTCCCATAGTTATTACTGCCACTGAAAATGCTAGTCTTATGGAAATACCCCTTGAGGGAGAAATCAAGAGTACGCTCTTCACTATGGAAGGAAATAAGGCACCTTGTCCAAATGGATTCCCTCCAAATTTCTTCCAAGATTCTTGGGAGACCATTGGAAGGACCTAATTGTACTAGtgcaaaatttatttaaatttggtTATATGCTTAAGGAAATGAATTACACATTTATCTCCCTCATTCCTAAAGTGCAGTTCTCATCTTCTCCGGGTGATTTTAGACCAATATCATTATGTAATACTACTTACAAATTGATATCTAAACTCATGGCTCAGAGGATGAAACCTCTTCTAAGCAAAATAATCTCCCCCTATCAGTCTGCAATTATACCAGGCAGACAAATAAACGACAATACCATGGTATCTCACGAAGTGATACACAATATGCGAACTAGAAGAGATAATCAAGGCTGGATGGGGGTAAAAATAGATGTCTAAGACCTTCGATAGGGTGGAATGGCCTTTCCTCCTAGATGTTTTAGAAAAAATGGGCTTCTCCAGTGAATGGAGAAATATAGTCAATCAATGTATCTCCACCACCAGCCTTGCTATTCTTCTAAATGCTGTTCCTTGCAACTTTTTCAAACCTTCTAGGGAACTCAGGCAAGGGGACCCCCTCTCCCCTTACCTATTCATACTATGTATGGAAGTCTTCTCTAGAATCATAATAAAAGCGAAAAATGAAGGTAATATTCATGGTataaaaatagtaaaaaaaaggCTCCACCCGTAAGCCACCTGCTTTTCACAGATGATTGCATCATCTTCTGCAAAGCAAATATTAACGAATCTACCAAGCTATTGCATCTAATATCTCAGTTCAGTGAATGCTCGGGGCAGATGATAAACCTGGCTAAATCAGGCATTTTTTTTCAGTAATAATACTTCTCCTGAGCTAAAATTGGACATTACTGAAGTAATGCAGGTCAGTCCTATCTCCCTAAAGGACAAGTACCTAGGATCCCCACTTTTTACTAATAAATCCAAGGTTAAAGCTTTCAACCCTGTGATTGATAGCATCAAACATAGAATTCAGGGCTGGAACAACAAAACAGTAAACCCGGCTGGCAAAAGGGTCCTTATAAAACATGTTACCTCCTCTTTGGCTAATTACCAGATGAGCACATTCAAAATACCAAAAACCGTCATTaatgaaataaataaaatccaaagggattttttttggggaaaaagATAAGGAAAAATCTAAAGGAATTTACCCGAAAGCTTGGGTAGGGATATGTAAACCTTTGGAAGAGGGAGGCCTAGGCTTTGTCAgcttaaaaaaaattcaacaGTATCATTATCTCAAAAATGGGTTGGCGCATGATGGAGCAACCAAATAGTATAGGAGCTCAAGTCATGAAATCTAAATACTATGAGAAGGAAGATATTATGCATATGCCTACCCTTCCAAAACCAACTGACTCTTGGGTTTGGGATCCTCTCAGGTGTAGCTAACATCCAAAAATATGGTGAATGGGAAGTTTGCTCTGGAACCAAAATCCGTATTTGGAAGGATAATTGGGTAAACGGATTGAATGCTCCTCCAACTAGGCCAGACAACTGCCCAGAAGGAGTGGAAATGGTAGCTGATTTATTAACTGAAAATAATCAGTGGAATAGATCCCTTATCTATAATCTTTTCCCACATAATATAGCTGATAAAGTCATACACACAACAATAAAAGCCAGTCAGGAGGATAGGGTAAAATGATCTCTAACTAAGGATGGTACTTTTACTGTCAAGTCTCTATACGATAAATTAACTCATAGAGGTCGGTCAAGTGCTCAAAACAATAACTGGATGACTATATGGAACCTTGGAGTTTCCCCTTCCATCAGAATATTCTTATGGAAAGTTGCTCATTCCATTCTCCCTACTGGGGAAAGAATGGGAAGGCATCTGAGCTACATAAATGCTAGCTGCAAAATATGTAACTGTCAAAATGAGTCTCTAACTCATTTATTTATCAACTGTCCCCTGATTCAAAATGTTTGGAGAGAACTCCACTTCGAACCTTATGATGTTTTCAATCACCACCTGGATTTTCATGAATGGCTCACACACTTTCTTTTCTACAATAATCAGGGAGAAAATCATTACAGTTGGGCTGAATTGTGTGCTACTGTCATATGGCATGTCTTGAAAGCCAGATGTGACCTAACTTTTCAAAATATAGCTCCTAACCCAAAATACATTGCAATTGAGATTATGAAATTCATGAAAATCAGAAGGCGGCtagagataaaaaaaaggaaatcatTGTTGTCTGTGGACTACTCCAGGGATGATGTAGAACAACAAATCATTGAATATAGAAATGCTTGGACAGCCCCAGAACTGTTTACTATGAAAATCAATGTAGCAATTTTTACTAACCAGGCAACTAAAATCACTGGTTTGGGAATGCTCCTTTTTGATCACACAGGGAGATGCAGAGGAGCAAGGGGATCGAGTTTTGGCCAAAGCTCCACCGAAGCCATAAAAAGGGAAGTCGCAACTGAAGCCTACAATTGGGCAGTGGAACTGGGAAGCAGAATGGACTTTGAATCTAACTCTTGCCAACTAATAAAGCTAATCAGAAGTAGGTATGCAGCGAAGATAGGAGACAGATTCACCTTACAGCATGACGGGAAAGAACTTTTTGAGATCGGCACCTGGAGCACGATCAATGACAGAGATAATCACATAGCAGTAAATCTAGCTAGGCTCAACTCTAACTGCAATTTTCACAGACAATGGGATCAATCCTATGTTCAGTACCCGATCCCGATTATCTCAGCAATTATAAACCTTAGCAGTATTAGCCTTTTGAACAACAATATGCTTTATTTAAATTATGGAAATGTAATATTGAACCATGAGAGGACTGGCAGTCTGCTCGGCAACACTAGTTCCCAGGTATCGAAGGTCTTGAGATTTTTcctcttttcttataaaaaaaaaactactgcCCCCACTCGCATTTTATACGTGGATGGTATCACAATTTCCTCACATTTTCTGCATAAAAGCACTATAATTGGCCATTTTGCTTGTCTACAGTATAACTAAGCCAAAAGAGAGCAACATTCCACAAACTATGGTAAAAGTGCATTTCATTTCTTGGCTCATTGTGACGGAAACTAATGGTAGTTGTGGAAACTCAGTATTAGTGTTGCTAGATCCGGTATTTCAGATTTTTAATGTATAAGTAGGAAAACCCTTAAAATTTAAGGGATATATTAAAAATTGAACACAAAAATTTAATTGATGGAAACAAACTTCCCGTCAGGCATCGCTTAGCTATAGGAACAGATGTGTTCCCCTCTCTATAGCTACCACGTTCTAGCTCTCCTCTCTATAGCTACCACATTCTAGCTAAGCGGAGGGCCACAGTGGTTGGCCTTCGTTATAATTGAGCTATAGCCAAGCAAAAACACCtgccatagtgcttggccttacaAAGGCTCAAATAGAGACCCGGGCAATCTCATGAATCATTTTAATGACTATGGTGCTAACCAGGGCAGGCCCTGTTATTGAGAAACAAACCATTATAGAAGCACACATAATTAGAGGTGCAAGAACATGCAAAAACACATAAATTCACTGATTACTTGTACTTAGAAAGTCGAAGTGATATTGAGTTACAGAAGGACAGCGACATCTAATTTACTATTCCAATTTCCAATTCAAAAACTAGGGCAGGCCCATAAAGCCCAAGGCAAACAGACTCTCCTACTGTACAAACATGTATAAAGTTCCCTAATTACAATTTACAGGCCCCTTACCCAAGTGGGTTTCCCTTTACCTTTTCTTTCATCTCTGACTACATTGATAACATAGGCAGAGTTTGGTTTCGAAATGAGAAAAAGGAACACTTAAACACTACTCTTCTATCGGTCCAAAATAACACCGTGCAGAAATATATTTTGACCAAGAACATTAATTACTTTACGTGTGAATCGTAATTATTGAAAACAGAATCTGGAATGATCTCCGGCAACTTATCTATGTACAGAAAAAGCCTTTCAAGGTTCTCCCTCGTCAGTGTTGCCATGTCGACTATGTCTCTGCTGTCAGTAAGGACCCAAAGATCACCAGAATTTACTCCTTCCAGACTATCACGACAGAATGGGCATGACTGTGATCTTGAATACCTGAAATGGTAAACAAGTAAACAACTAATTAGCCCTCGATTAACTTAACAAGTAGGATGTATATAGCGTCCAAGCTAATAAGAAAAGGGTGCAAGCAAAATTTCCAGAAAATAACATCTAACAAACAGCTATATTTCTTTGGAGAAGTAACCTGCTTCAGGATGATGAACAACTGCAGGTTCCAACCAGATACACGCCCTTGCCAGAGCTTTCCTACCTAGCTCACCTCATATAGCAAGGAATTGGCTCAAACAGATAACAGTGACGAGCCAAGAAACTATATTATTATTGTCCGTCTCATGGAAGTCCTCCAAATTTGTCAAATAAAATAGCAGTACTTCTCCTGAATGGGGGAAGAACTCCTTGATACTACTTACACAGCCTCTCAGCAATCTCGCCAGAAATAAAGGGTATTTCAAAAGTTCCAGTCATATTTAACCAAAAATTTAAATCTTTAGAACCATCATCAACACCAGAGgttctttagtccaaaaattACCAAGCTTCTGATCTATATTTTGAAAGTGCTAACTGGTAATGAGCATCAGTTGTGAAGATTCAAAACAAGTTAAATACAAAATGCTAGAAAAGAAATAGCTAACCCTCGCGCATACACagacataaaattgggaagaaatTATAAAGACAACTTGTGCATTGAACAGCAACTTCGGACAAACACTGACATGGTTAATACCTAATATTACCGAAATATTAATATTGAACAGAAGAAGGACAACGTACCATTCACAGTAGCACTTAATGCACATGGCATGGTTACAATTGGGTAATACAATCTTGCTGTTCATCTCCATACAAATTCCACATTCCTCTTCTCTTTCAACATCCATCTCCGAAAGTGTACTATGTTCTTCGCCGCTTCTTCTCCTATACCTTTCAATACATACTGCCTTTTGCTTCTCATCTTCCGTATCAGTAATACCTCTTTCCAGTTGCATTAAAGAGGGAAAAATAACAGCTACACAACAAATAGCAGCTATATTTAGGCAAGAGAGGCTAGAACTTGCATGAACTCACTATAAACTTTACCCCCAATTTTATTTACCATAGAACTCCCGAATACTAGCTTTCCTTTCGTGGGTTGACATAGTTGTCGTGCCATCCACATAAACCTGAAGCACACGCAAATCCACATTTAGATAAGCATGCTTGAAACAAGCGTGAGTAGGAGGAAGTGgataatttcttctcttttttttttttgcacaaaataACTTTTAATTAAAGAGATGTACAAGGACCTTATAAATTAAAATCCTTAGCAACCCCAAAGCACCTGCGAGGTGGCAGTCTGTCCATTGTACAAGAAAAAGAAACAAGTGTGCTGCAGGGCTGTATGACATTCTCATCTGAAGGCATGCACCATCATAATCCCTAGGAAAGTCCGATGCCCTGAACCTTGCAGTATAAGTTCAGAACTTAAATAACAGATACAAATAATAGAAAGATAACATCATAACACTTGTATGGATAGGGATACCCATTAACCTATCTGTGTCATTAAAGAGGTATGCAAGCTCGAGAACTTTTTCATTAGTGTAGCACATCGCATGCTTATCAACTTATCTTTCGTTCATGTGCAACTattagattactaaagttagtTATACCTATCAAAGATTTTACATGCTGAGACCAGTTAAGTCACTTATTAGAATGCTAGTTTGTTTCCACTTCAACTATCACAGTTAGTTTATTGACCAGCAGTTGATGATCCACCTCTGGTGAACAATGAAGGATCTTCCATTCTTCTCATTCACACTCAGAAGTTGTTAGCAATGTATCAAATCTTTCTTGCATGTGAGCTCTACTATTAATCAGTATTGACTCTCTAAAATTAGTGAAAAGCTGATTCCAGAACTCTCCCCATTTCTCCCACATTCTTATACGCTTGTAAGCGATTATCATTCCTAAGTAGCTAATCCATCAATAACTCCACAATTTGTAACCTACTGCCCCAGTAATTACAACTTAATCAAATATGGCAGGTGTGTCTCAGACAGTAACCAGTCTATGAGTAAATGCTAATATTAAACAAGATTTTAAGAGAAATAAATTGGATAACCTAAAGATTACTGAATTGGATGAAAAATGTCCAAAAGAAGTAAAGTTCAAAACTTTAAATATGAAATAGATGCCTAACCAGAGAATCAAAGATATTAAAAAGATTGAGAAAGAAGAAATTGGTCACATAAATGATACAACATCATGAATTTGCCTAAGAATGTCACAATAGCTATGATGAAAATCAATTTTCCCAAACTGAAAAAATCCTATAGAAACTTCAATAATACAACTAACGAATTAGAAACTAATTGGATTTTCATCAAAACTGGTTAAAATTAAAATCTTCACAGAAATTATAGAACATATTTAGCAAATGCCCCACTGCAGTACATGCAGAATCCTGAACttgatcaggaaaaaaaaaatcctgatcTCGATCAAGGATAAAAAAATCAGTAATTTCTCAATCAAAAACTAAGGAGGAAAAAACAGAAGTAGATATACTAAAAATAGAATAGAAGAGCTCTATGACTTACAGTGTATTAGCATGCTGAATATCTGCTTCAAGAACTTTCAAAGAATCCTTAAATGATTTACCAAGGTACATCTCCTTTTATTGAAGAatttatcaaaaccctaattataagtTCACTTACTCCTTTTACACTAGAAACCCTGATTTTTCTGTCTTCCTCACACAGTGATCCTTGGTCTGGCTTTTTGTCTTCTGTACGTTTTTCTTCGACTCTGTTTCTGATACCGAAGACGAGAAGTTGTAGGTCTGTCTGTTGTGGTGCCACTTCTCCCTCTACTTTCGGTAGCTTTGCCTCCACGCACGCACGCCTAGTAATTGGATACTTCCACCCAAATTACTCGCTTTGCTTACTGTTACACCTCCTTCACACTCAATTTGCAGTTCATTTAACactttaattaaaattaatattgtgCTACTTCAACATGGCTTAATCGGGGGCCATGGAAAATAATCCGGggcctcatctaatttatacccACCCCATAAAAGATAGAGGGCTTCTAAAATATTGGTGAAAATATCAATTTAGTCTTCTCTAATAACTATTCTAAAAATCTCATTAACCACTAACATTGGCCCCAATCATCATTTCAatcaaaacttcttctcctcccattctttttcttctccacTCCCTCCCTCCCCCTGTCTCCCactccattaacgacttctaacaaaaaaaaattctcaccgattcatcgtcgtaagtgaactaaaaccccCTGATCTAAGTTGGGTTTGCatttaatttgatttgttgattgaaaaattaggttttcaactgcaaaattgcagttacagttccagggtcgttaaccacggttttttattgcttaacgatttttgatatgcatgttcaattgatgaaaaatcgttaaccattaggaTGTAGTAGATAACGACCTTAAACCTGGTTTTCAGCTCTAGTATAGTGTCGTCCAGGAATTTCTAAATCGTTAACGATTCTTCTCGACGACTCTTTTTAAATACGAACGACTTTGTCTTATGCAGAACCACCTCTCTGTCCCAAATAGTGATAGGGTCTATGaaactaacgactctatatgatacaaaaaaaaattctatgtTTAAAAAATAtgaagggtcgtcatgtcaaatggttgtagtcgttaactatgttgaagggtcgtcatgccaaatttttgaagtcgttaacgatgttgaagggtcgtttggttttataaatttttccTGCCGACCTTTGATATATGAAATGACGACTATACTATGAAATGGCTCGCTAGGGTCGTCAGCATATAGGAATGCCAAGttaacgaccctaagagtaaaatcttcagagagtaaaaagttttagagtcgttgggttcgaaacatattaagttaacgactttatgtgacctaactagctggagtcgtcaattatatcacatttggttgacgatttttcataacctgcaaaagttgcaggtttgagtcgtcaaaggttgtgtcaagtaattgacgactaCTTAAAGTTGTTCATTTATTACGCTCTCGACTTAACaaccctcactctgagtagttgcatagtgtacatgaatcgTCAACTTGgaacatcattcatacaatttgaagagtataggaagttttcctgattgttttgagcttcgggttcttcattttgaggattggttccttcattttgagcaataagatcttcatttgcaccattattcaaagcttcctctattaacatgTCTTCATCATATATCCAATccattaccatcaacacaatcatgtgtgttgtttaaaccttcaccaacatcacttcctccactagaatcactcatttcaattAACCTTATGTTTTCCCCCAAAAAATTACCTTCTTCTCCAcaacataaaaacacaatttttATGTTATCAAAATTTTaaccctaaatctgattttaatctaactaaactaattaacttaattaccactaatgatttggaggtagtttagccattttaaaaaaattggaataAGAAATAACCACCATTTACTATATCACGATCTTTTTTGTCCTGTATTT encodes:
- the LOC113348837 gene encoding E3 ubiquitin-protein ligase AIRP2-like codes for the protein MYLGKSFKDSLKVLEADIQHANTLASDFPRDYDGACLQMRMSYSPAAHLFLFLVQWTDCHLAGALGLLRILIYKVYVDGTTTMSTHERKASIREFYAVIFPSLMQLERGITDTEDEKQKAVCIERYRRRSGEEHSTLSEMDVEREEECGICMEMNSKIVLPNCNHAMCIKCYCEWYSRSQSCPFCRDSLEGVNSGDLWVLTDSRDIVDMATLTRENLERLFLYIDKLPEIIPDSVFNNYDSHVK